The following proteins are encoded in a genomic region of Cytophagales bacterium:
- a CDS encoding PKD domain-containing protein produces CVDNSPLVPVEVYSLPIADFSASPVCLNSVTSFADLSTDNSGNVTGWIWNFGDTNTDTLNNPSPSHTYATSDTFIVQLIVTTNKGCVDDTSRMVTVNPKPMANFGASTVCFGGTTPFKDSSTVSSGSITSWDWNFGDGGNDTVKDPIHQYNSLTTFNVQLIVTTDNGCTDTLPKNINVYQKSFAAFSADTVCSGFPTQFIDTSNAPGDNIANWIWSFGDGDSSKAQNPNPQHLYQGAGTYIVYLVATTDSGCIDTTFVKTVKVNPNPVTTISQLIHTTLGECDGIAEIIPGGGTRPYTFAWDSSGVTIRTDSLALNLCPDTFIVTTTDANGCFRIDTVIIPDGCGLKCDSIYHGISPNADEINDTWVIINIANCIPNKVTIYNRWGDLVWKGKDYDNEAVIWDGFNKNGRRLPDGTYFYIIEVDNERTCQGWVQIMR; encoded by the coding sequence TGATCTTTCAACAGACAACTCCGGAAATGTTACTGGCTGGATTTGGAATTTTGGAGATACAAACACCGATACGCTTAATAATCCGTCTCCGTCACATACCTATGCAACTTCCGATACCTTTATAGTGCAATTAATTGTAACGACTAATAAAGGTTGTGTAGATGATACATCAAGGATGGTAACTGTAAATCCAAAACCAATGGCAAATTTCGGTGCATCCACAGTATGTTTTGGCGGTACTACCCCTTTTAAGGATAGTTCTACTGTTAGCTCTGGCAGCATAACTAGCTGGGATTGGAATTTTGGCGATGGTGGAAATGATACGGTAAAAGATCCGATACATCAATATAATAGCTTGACTACTTTTAATGTGCAGTTGATAGTAACAACCGATAACGGTTGTACAGACACATTACCAAAAAATATAAATGTATATCAAAAATCCTTTGCTGCCTTTAGTGCAGATACTGTATGCAGTGGCTTTCCGACCCAATTTATAGATACATCGAACGCCCCGGGTGATAATATAGCAAATTGGATCTGGAGCTTTGGAGATGGGGATTCTTCTAAAGCTCAAAATCCGAATCCACAACATCTCTATCAAGGTGCTGGTACGTATATTGTATATCTTGTTGCAACAACTGATAGCGGTTGCATAGACACCACCTTTGTAAAAACGGTAAAAGTAAACCCAAATCCTGTCACAACAATATCACAACTGATCCATACTACATTGGGTGAATGTGACGGTATAGCAGAAATTATTCCCGGTGGAGGTACCCGTCCATATACGTTTGCATGGGATTCTTCCGGAGTTACGATAAGGACAGATTCTCTTGCCTTAAACCTTTGTCCCGACACTTTTATTGTAACAACTACTGATGCAAATGGTTGTTTCAGGATAGATACCGTGATAATTCCTGATGGCTGCGGTTTAAAGTGTGATTCGATATACCATGGTATATCACCTAATGCTGATGAAATAAACGATACGTGGGTAATAATAAATATTGCTAACTGTATTCCCAATAAAGTAACCATTTACAACAGGTGGGGAGACCTGGTTTGGAAAGGTAAAGATTACGATAATGAAGCTGTAATATGGGATGGATTTAACAAAAATGGCAGGCGATTACCTGATGGTACTTATTTCTACATCATAGAGGTAGATAACGAACGAACCTGCCAGGGATGGGTGCAGATCATGAGATGA
- a CDS encoding T9SS type A sorting domain-containing protein: MKNLIYPCLRKSFILIITIIIKQYIACSQTTFQRILDDTSTVYERGSSVIQTYDYGYLILADITGFQPTTLLIKTNNIGKVEWAKKMDKGISICHAIDGGYIIAEYGLTKIDSLGNVQWRKTYGGGLASVQQTSDSGYIAVGSGVLIKTDLNGDTIWTRQYVGGWGISVDETYDKGFIVAGSSSLGAGDNDVFLSYFDSSGNNIWSKTYGEWQGDMGWYVEQTLDSGFIITGRTHISSGTADSDIFLIKTDNSGNIQWAKTYERFGCEYWGYVVHQLNDGGYIVLGDLVCMGTGDWAVLLNIDSIGNIRWERYYDDIRIAANNFSLTSDGGYIITGRKIISPGYGIDLLKTDSAGNSGCNESIKNSGVSSVNFLVSSWSFSTTSGAIVVTDTINVNSIAIIDSILCIVCSDTPVANFGYVAPITNSTIQFYDSSQIASSWYWNFGDGNNDIIQNPIHTYTDTGFYNVCLTVYNDCGSDTLCKTIRIDSVVTNIREYLFQKAIKVYPNPNSSEFIIEILSRNKVKILQISVLNINGQVIYEEKQLSQPYQKKINLIGYAKGIYNLRIVTDSCVINKKLVIE, translated from the coding sequence ATGAAAAATTTAATTTATCCTTGTCTGAGGAAGTCGTTTATTTTAATAATAACAATAATTATTAAACAATATATTGCCTGTTCTCAAACCACTTTTCAAAGAATTTTAGATGATACAAGTACTGTTTATGAGAGGGGTAGTTCTGTTATACAAACATATGATTATGGTTATTTAATACTGGCTGATATAACGGGGTTCCAGCCAACAACACTTTTGATAAAGACCAATAATATTGGTAAAGTTGAATGGGCAAAGAAAATGGATAAAGGTATATCAATATGCCATGCCATTGACGGGGGATATATTATCGCAGAATATGGTCTAACAAAAATTGACAGCCTTGGAAATGTACAATGGAGAAAAACATATGGTGGAGGCCTTGCTTCAGTACAGCAGACTTCAGATAGCGGCTATATTGCTGTTGGCAGCGGGGTGTTAATTAAAACCGATTTAAACGGAGATACGATATGGACAAGGCAATATGTAGGTGGATGGGGTATTTCAGTTGATGAAACTTATGATAAAGGATTTATCGTTGCCGGCTCGTCAAGCTTAGGAGCCGGAGATAATGATGTTTTTTTATCCTATTTTGATAGTTCAGGAAATAATATATGGTCTAAAACTTATGGTGAATGGCAGGGTGATATGGGATGGTATGTTGAACAGACTCTTGATAGTGGCTTTATTATTACAGGCAGAACACATATCTCTTCAGGTACTGCAGATAGTGATATTTTTTTAATAAAAACTGACAATAGTGGAAATATTCAATGGGCAAAAACCTATGAAAGGTTTGGTTGTGAATATTGGGGATACGTAGTGCATCAATTAAATGATGGAGGTTACATAGTATTGGGAGATTTGGTCTGTATGGGGACAGGTGATTGGGCTGTTTTGTTGAATATTGATAGTATCGGTAATATTAGGTGGGAAAGATATTATGATGATATTCGGATTGCAGCAAATAATTTCAGTTTAACCTCCGATGGGGGTTACATTATCACGGGTAGGAAAATCATATCACCAGGATATGGTATAGATTTATTAAAAACCGATTCGGCTGGTAATTCAGGCTGCAATGAATCTATTAAAAATTCCGGTGTTTCAAGTGTAAATTTTTTAGTTTCTAGTTGGTCATTTTCTACTACAAGTGGAGCAATTGTAGTAACTGATACAATAAATGTTAACAGTATAGCTATAATTGATAGTATATTATGCATAGTATGCAGCGATACGCCAGTTGCTAATTTCGGTTACGTTGCTCCAATCACTAATTCTACAATACAATTTTATGATTCATCTCAAATTGCAAGCAGTTGGTATTGGAATTTTGGTGATGGCAATAATGATATTATTCAAAATCCAATACATACTTATACAGACACAGGTTTTTATAATGTCTGTTTAACTGTTTATAATGATTGTGGTTCAGATACATTATGTAAAACTATTAGGATTGATAGTGTAGTAACAAATATCCGGGAATATTTATTTCAAAAGGCAATTAAAGTTTATCCCAATCCAAATTCCAGTGAGTTTATTATAGAAATACTTTCCCGGAACAAAGTGAAGATATTACAGATCAGCGTATTAAATATTAACGGTCAGGTAATATATGAAGAAAAACAATTATCACAGCCATATCAGAAAAAAATTAATTTAATAGGCTATGCAAAGGGTATCTATAATTTGCGGATCGTTACAGATTCCTGCGTGATAAATAAGAAATTGGTAATAGAGTAA